From Vairimorpha necatrix chromosome 9, complete sequence, one genomic window encodes:
- a CDS encoding ABC transporter: MKSVKNILKYENLIHEVKNKDEKIHTKYATIINGLSASIESGKLTAVMGASGCGKTHLFELLIGNLPADCKTSGKITYNEQERDEKNWVKQIAFLPQDDIYYPDLTTYESIMYNLSFNSNTYKENVKIANEAIESACISNKKDAPIKTLSGGERKRAMIAITMANNPEILILDEPTTGLDSHSALKIVESLKKYAVDNNKIVIMTVHQPGDGMFSLFDDLLFLTRGGMFYSGPANEINRFLESNNIIPPSNMSHSEVLFILHSDPEESEFARKHESVVKDIVYRNAVKNQLPEPKVCNNKKMFFFDINFRHALILVKHNFKLMLKSPDRLKNFILFFLLSFLSYVRIILRKFMNKPEKIVNVFELLRKANLDFSEKFALSYALFTNEFMFQIALWTTYFSINMQDEVILKMELFTKKYSAMTYYLYNFSQKFLCSYILITIGYLLMFIIDFNSGYPKEIMYLLYLIIILSLFLTISVNLLLSSIPLGKKISNLMILCNTLGIWNMEYAYISN; this comes from the coding sequence ATGAAATCAGtcaaaaacattttaaaatatgaaaatctTATTCATGAAgtgaaaaataaagatgaaaaaattcataCTAAGTACGCTACTATAATCAATGGATTATCTGCTTCAATAGAATCTGGGAAACTTACTGCGGTTATGGGAGCCAGTGGTTGTGGTAAAACACATTTGTTTGAATTGCTTATAGGGAATTTACCAGCTGACTGTAAGACATCAGGGAAAATAACCTACAACGAACAAGAAAGAGATGAGAAAAATTGGGTTAAACAGATAGCATTTCTTCCTCAGGATGATATATATTATCCTGATTTGACCACTTATGAATCAATTATGTACAACCTCTCATTTAATTCGAATACCTATAAGGAAAATGTTAAGATAGCAAACGAAGCTATTGAAAGCGCATGCATTTCTAACAAAAAAGATGCTCCGATAAAAACCTTGTCTGGTGGTGAAAGGAAAAGAGCCATGATAGCTATTACAATGGCAAACAATCCTgagattttaatattagatGAACCAACAACTGGTCTTGATTCTCATAGTGCATTGAAAATTGTTGAGagtctaaaaaaatatgcagttgataataataaaatagttATAATGACAGTGCATCAACCAGGAGATGGTATGTTCAGTTTATTCgatgatttattatttttgactAGAGGTGGAATGTTTTATTCTGGACCAGCTAATGAAATTAATAGATTCTTAGaatcaaataatattattccACCATCAAACATGTCACATTCAGAAGTGCTTTTCATTTTACATTCAGATCCCGAAGAATCTGAATTTGCAAGAAAACATGAAAGTGTTGTTAAGGACATCGTTTATAGAAATGCagtaaaaaatcaattgcCAGAACCCAAAGTATgtaataacaaaaaaatgtttttttttgatataaacTTTAGACATGCTCTAATATTGgtaaaacataattttaaattaatgcTGAAAAGTCCGGATAGAttgaagaattttattttattttttttactaagtTTTTTGTCTTATGTACGGattattttaagaaaatttatgaataaaCCTGAAAAAATAGTTAATGTTTTTGAACTTCTGAGAAAAGcaaatttagatttttccGAAAAGTTTGCCTTATCGTACGCATTGTTTACAAATGAGTTTATGTTTCAAATTGCTTTATGGACTACATATTTTAGTATAAACATGCAAGATGAagttattttgaaaatggAATTGTtcactaaaaaatattctgcAATGacatattatttgtataacTTTTCACAGAAGTTTTTGTGTTCCTACATTTTAATTACAATTGGATATTTActtatgtttattattgattttaattctGGTTATCCAAAAGAAATTATGTATTTGTTATACCTTATTATAATActatcattatttttaactaTCTCAGTGAATTTATTGCTATCTTCGATTCCTTTAGGCAAAAAGATATCAAATTTGATGATCTTATGTAATACACTTGGAATATGGAATATGGAATATGCATACATTAGTAATTAA